Proteins co-encoded in one Dreissena polymorpha isolate Duluth1 chromosome 12, UMN_Dpol_1.0, whole genome shotgun sequence genomic window:
- the LOC127852967 gene encoding transient receptor potential cation channel subfamily A member 1 homolog, whose product MTDLALKKVGLSPKCERTPAMRHLPNVESSNEIYNLTLHQCARMGDVKSAKILLSNMGASVKKKINIRDEDNLTPLHYAARYNQLGMLKLLADSGADIDAHDDENLTALHYAARFKRETKKKIINEDEDTGTIPPIDSTEDTQKQKSVIHFLIGRGSDPNVRDLYGQTPLHFACMRCNEVACEELLSNSKVNIEAADKQGMTPLHMAASYRQLNIVRLLIRAGVNLRCKDSEGSTPLHKACTDGSFDIVNKLFNAGARQDGWVTIQSMVTDQNIDGNTCLSLAVENGHFEIVKLCLEKRADVNMPNNLYMYPLHLAAVNGDVRIVGLLVEHNARIDALNSEQATPLHKAAQYNHTQVVDFLVDREADIECRDAENFTPLLLASVYGRAATVDLLIKKVADVTAVDKNDKTAIFLAAEQNQLSALEALLQYDQVKAHVNTSDRYNNNPLHIAAMKGFLPIVKCLLKNGGDINSKNEEEQTPLHLAAKFGRTNIVRELMKKDKNILNYEDENSNTPLHLAALAGHAKIAQVLLELGANVAARNVSLWTPLDCAAAKGWMTTAKVLLEADSPIDPMDKAKTTPLHLAAKYGHLNVVQLLVDWNANVEQRDSDGNNCLDLAIDHNQTSVAMAILQSEHWQLALRNHTLDQNSDRHDTPMRKLIRKMPEVAELVFNRCMVHNKVSFESSNYEITFNYEFLDDLYSILAWGEKGTSDSGSTSGSLFDDEGHLTIKGRPYTTDSGEFKKNHPLMVMVRNKRENLLAHPLVTALLRYKWNKFGRTFYYVNFFAYAVFLTFLTRLSSSGVANLTNTDSDCQLLETAGYTQNLFVKIGKYAIIILAAWNLLRELLQIYQAKLYYLSWENLSEWTTYVTSLLFVVDFQSCQQSTMYRLRWQWNIGTIAIFLAWINLVLFSQKFPRFGIYVVMFKDILKTFIQFFLVFLLFIIAFALAFFSLLQNQSPFQTVWQSLIKTSVMMIGEFEYDAIFNEPNEVVYYQWLGYVLFCVFMVIMSIIIMNLLVGLAVDNINEVQEQAELTRKAMQVELALDVERIVPDFLRRKFVVRKDTLRPNERINFIFKEAFGLARYGLTAASINKALNPELDEISKVRESQQNLQKTVDKMRHNNKEMKAQLNNLEGMMKALMAHQNITFLEEDLQETEEISPMGVYS is encoded by the exons ATATTGATGCTCATGACGATGAGAATCTGACGGCTCTGCACTACGCTGCGAGATTCAAGCGTGAAACTAAAAAGAAAATCATTAATGAGGATGAA GATACTGGTACAATTCCTCCCATCGATTCAACAGAAGACACCCAGAAACAGAAGAGTGTCATCCACTTCCTTATTGGCCGAGGCAGTGACCCCAACGTCCGTGACCTCTATGGGCAAACCCCGCTCCATTTTGCGTGCATGAGATGCAACGAGGTGGCCTGTGAGGAGTTGCTTAGCAACAGCAAGGTTAACATAGAG GCTGCAGACAAGCAAGGTATGACTCCTCTGCACATGGCGGCCTCCTACAGGCAACTCAACATCGTGCGATTGCTGATCCGTGCTGGCGTGAATCTGCGATGCAAAGACAGCGAGGGATCCACCCCTCTGCACAAAGCCTGCACCGACGGGTCATTTGACATCGTGAACAAGTTGTTTAACGCTGGTGCCCGCCAAGACGGATGGGTTACCATTCAAAGT ATGGTTACAGACCAGAACATAGATGGAAACACCTGTCTGAGTTTAGCTGTGGAGAATGGCCATTTTGAAATCGTAAAACTTTGTCTGGAAAAAC GTGCTGATGTAAATATGCCCAACAATCTGTACATGTATCCACTGCACCTGGCCGCAGTGAATGGGGATGTGCGTATAGTTGGGCTCTTGGTGGAACACAACGCCCGCATTGATGCTCTAAACAGTGAGCAGGCCACGCCCCTTCACAAGGCTGCACAGTACAACCATACACAGGTTGTGGACTTTCTGGTTGACAG GGAGGCTGACATAGAGTGCCGGGATGCAGAGAACTTCACGCCCCTGTTGCTGGCGAGCGTGTACGGAAGGGCCGCAACGGTAGATCTGCTCATTAAGAAGGTGGCTGATGTGACAGCAGTAGACAAGAACGACAAGACGGCCATTTTCCTCGCAGCCGAGCAGAACCAGCTGTCAGCTCTTGAG GCCTTGTTGCAATATGATCAAGTGAAAGCTCATGTGAACACGAGTGATCGCTACAACAACAACCCGTTGCATATCGCTGCTATGAAAGGATTCCTGCCAATTGTTAAG TGTCTGCTGAAGAATGGAGGAGACATCAACAGCAAGAATGAAGAGGAGCAGACACCGTTACATCTGGCCGCAAAGTTCGGACGAACCAA TATTGTGCGAGAGCTAATGAAGAAGGACAAGAACATATTGAATTATGAGGACGAAAACTCCAACACGCCACTTCACCTGGCTGCACTGGCTGGGCATGCCAAGATTGCCCAGGTCCTGCTGGAATTAGGGGCGAATGTGGCCGCCAG GAACGTGAGCTTGTGGACTCCCCTGGATTGTGCTGCGGCAAAGGGCTGGATGACAACGGCCAAAGTTCTCCTGGAAGCAGACTCCCCCATTGACCCCATGGACAAAGCAAAG ACGACACCTTTGCATTTGGCTGCGAAGTACGGACACTTGAACGTCGTGCAGCTTCTCGTGGACTGGAACGCAAACGTGGAACAGCGGGATTCAGATGGAAACAACTGTCTCGACCTGGCTATCGACCATAACCAGAC CTCTGTTGCCATGGCGATTTTGCAGTCAGAACACTGGCAGCTAGCGCTGCGTAACCACACTCTCGACCAAAATAGTGACAGGCACGACACCCCCATGCGGAAACTCATCAGGAAGATGCCAG AGGTAGCGGAGTTGGTGTTCAATCGCTGCATGGTTCATAACAAGGTGAGCTTTGAGAGCAGCAACTATGAGATCACATTTAACTACGAGTTCTTAGATGACCTTTATTCCATATTGGCATGGGGCGAGAAGGGAACCAGCGACTCTGGCTCCACTTCAG GGAGCCTTTTTGATGATGAGGGCCACCTAACGATAAAGGGCCGCCCGTACACCACAGACTCCGGCGAGTTCAAGAAGAACCACCCTCTTATGGTCATG GTCAGAAATAAGCGAGAGAACTTGTTGGCGCACCCTCTGGTTACTGCTCTACTTCGATACAAGTGGAACAAGTTTGGGCGCACGTTCTACTACGTCAATTTCTTTGCCTACGCCGTATTTCTGACGTTTCTAACTAGGCTAT CGTCTTCCGGAGTGGCCAACCTGACCAACACAGACAGCGACTGCCAGCTGTTGGAAACTGCAGGCTACACTCAAAACTTGTTTGTCAAGATCGGCAAATACGCGATAATTATTCTTGCCGCCTGGAATCTTTTAAGGGAG TTGCTACAGATCTACCAGGCAAAGCTATATTATCTCAGTTGGGAGAACCTGAGCGAGTGGACCACGTACGTGACCTCACTGCTGTTCGTCGTGGACTTCCAGAGCTGTCAGCAGTCCACCATGTATAGATTG CGATGGCAATGGAACATCGGCACAATTGCTATCTTCTTGGCATGGATCAACCTGGTGCTGTTCTCGCAGAAGTTTCCACGTTTCGGCATCTACGTAGTGATGTTTAAGGACATTCTGAAGACCTTCATCCAATTCTTTCTCGTCTTCCTCCTCTTCATCATCGCATTTGCCCTTGCATTCTTCTCTCTTCTGCAGAATCAG TCACCCTTTCAAACTGTTTGGCAATCCCTGATCAAGACCTCAGTGATGATGATTGGGGAGTTTGAGTATGACGCGATCTTCAATGAACCCAACGAGGTGGTCTATTACCAATGGCTTGGCTACGTTCTATTCTGTGTGTTCATGGTGATCATGTCCATTATCATCATGAACTTACTG GTCGGTTTGGCTGTTGACAACATCAATGAGGTTCAGGAACAAGCTGAGCTCACTAGGAAAGCAATGCAA GTTGAACTGGCTTTGGATGTGGAAAGAATTGTCCCTGACTTCTTGAGGAGAAAGTTTGTGGTTCGCAAAGACACATTGAGGCCAAATGAGCGTATCAACTTCATATTCAAGGAAGCATTCGGTCTTGCCAGGTATGGGCTCACAGCAGCATCCATCAACAAGGCCCTTAACCCTGAACTG GACGAGATTTCAAAGGTGAGGGAGAGCCAGCAGAATCTCCAGAAGACGGTGGACAAGATGCGACACAACAACAAGGAGATGAAGGCCCAGCTCAACAACCTCGAGGGCATGATGAAGGCACTGATGGCGCACCAGAACATTACCTTCCTGGAGGAGGACTTGCAGGAAACAGAGGAGA